In the Rhodobacteraceae bacterium M382 genome, one interval contains:
- a CDS encoding amino acid synthesis family protein: MKLRKIAVYCETVFEEAGQASPAPVTRVAACGIIANPFAGRFEADLNPLFDIGETLGEQLMQAALPYLPGVAVSYGKAAIVGVNGDIEHGHALLHPKLGKVMRAPIGGGKALIPSAAKLAVAGTALDVPLGHKDDLWSFDHFDAMTVSVADSPRPDEIMMVLALADGGRLNARVGKARAAV, encoded by the coding sequence ATGAAACTGCGCAAGATTGCGGTCTACTGCGAAACCGTGTTTGAAGAGGCCGGACAGGCCTCTCCTGCTCCGGTCACCCGCGTCGCCGCTTGCGGAATTATCGCAAACCCCTTTGCCGGGCGGTTTGAAGCCGATCTGAACCCGCTGTTCGATATAGGCGAAACCCTGGGGGAACAGCTGATGCAGGCTGCGCTGCCGTATCTGCCGGGCGTGGCGGTGTCTTATGGCAAGGCGGCCATTGTTGGTGTCAACGGCGACATCGAACACGGCCATGCGCTGTTGCACCCCAAGCTGGGCAAGGTGATGCGGGCACCTATTGGCGGCGGCAAAGCTCTAATTCCATCAGCGGCGAAGCTGGCTGTTGCGGGCACTGCGTTGGACGTTCCGCTGGGGCACAAGGATGACCTCTGGTCGTTTGATCACTTTGACGCAATGACGGTCAGCGTGGCGGACAGCCCACGCCCTGACGAGATCATGATGGTGCTGGCGTTGGCCGACGGTGGCCGCCTGAATGCTCGGGTGGGCAAGGCCCGGGCGGCGGTGTGA